The DNA window CATCTTAGGAAGAGAAGCTTTTATATCagacatttctgaaaaatctgtTACTAAAGTGTGTCAGaaaaatacagttgaaatcAACAGCAGACACATTACTGTGATCGACACTCCAGGACTGTTCGATACTGATCTGACTAATGAGGCGATCCAGAGAGAAATCGGCAGCTGCATCTCCATGATTCTGCCTGGACCACATGTGTTCTTCATTGTGATCAATTTGGGACAACGATTCACTCAAGAAGAGAAAACATCAGTGAAGATCATCCAAGAGACGTTTGGTGAAAACTCTTTAAAGTACACCATGGTGCTCTTCACCAGAGGAGATGATCTAAATGGCAAAACCATAGAACAGTATTTGGGAAACCCTGGATCTGCTTTGAATCAGCTGATTGAATTGTGTGGAAACAGATTCCATGTGTTCAATAATAAAGACACTGGAGACCAAACACAGGTGACTGATCTACTGCAGAAGATAGACAACATGGTGAAAGCAAACGGAGGGAGTTACTACTCATGTAAGATGTTCAGAGAGAtggaaagacaaaaacaagaaaaacaaaaaaagatactgATGGAGAAAGTGGAGCAAGTGTTCAGAGAAAGAGAAGAActgatgaacaaacatgaaaaagagaaaaagaagatgaagatgaagattgaggaagaaagacagaatcatgagaaagagagaaagagaaaagaacatGAATTTACTGAGAGAGAAGAACAATATAAAAGAGACATTAAAGAAAGAGAGGATCAAGAGAGGAAGATACGAGAAGAGctgaagagagaaaaagaggagATGAAGCGAGAACGAGAGGAATgggagaaacagaaacaacaggAACGACAAAGaagagaagaagaggaggagaaatggagaaagaaagTACAGGAAAAGTGGGATGAATATAATCAGATACTtacaaaagagagaaagagaatggaaagagagaaagaagatCTCCAATCCAAACATGAAGAAGAGAAAAAGCGAATTAAGACAATGATGgatgaagaaagacagactCATGATAAAGAtagaaagagaagagaagaggaaTTTAGGGAGAGAGAAGAACAATataaaactgagatgaaaagaGATCGAGAGGAATGGGAGAGACAGAAACAAGAAGCAAGACAAAGAAGAGATGAAGAGGAGGACAGAAGAAGAAAGATAGAACAGGAAACATGGGATGAATATTATCAGAAACTTAAACAAGAGCGAGAaagaagacagagagagagagaagatcTTCAGTTCAAACACCAAGAAGAGAGAGAtagaatgatgatgatgatggaggaagaaagacagaatcatgagaaacagaaaaagaaaagagaagatGAATATATAGAAAGAGAAGAACAATATAAAAGAGACATTATAGACATAGAAGAACAAGAGAGAAAGATAAGAGAAGAGCTGAAAAGAGAACAAGAAGAATGGGATAATCAGAAACAACAGGAAAGTCaaagagaagaagaggaagaaagaCATATATTTAATGAACTTAACACAGAAACTTCTGAGGGTCAGTACACAAACAGCAACTCAAAACAACCAGTCAAATTAGTTAGCAAAGAATCAAATATTTGGGTTTATACAATGGTCTGTCTAAATACTTAATTCTGAATGAATGGTAGGTATGCAATAAAACCGTCTACTgcacaattttatattaatgcactgcttttactgacacacacacacaaacacagagcgaGATCGGAGGTCTCACTGCACACTCACAGAAACATTAAGGAGCACAGAAGCTTGTTGTCAACTCTGCCTTGCaactttaattaataaaatagcctGTATATTGGATCACTAcatgatgtttgataacaaagttcAGGAGGAGCATGATCAGATAATTAACTAATttggcacaggtgcaactcATCTAGGTAATCATCCAaactagcacaagtcatatatatgcacacagccgATTTACCTCCGTCATTCGACTGTTTGTCGGcatcccccctccaccccaactcctcactcttaatctatcctcatcctatacttgggatggggggagttctctgggttcaggtcatattccgggctcggagccctcccccagggcagcacgccaaaatatgcttattgtttactcaaccagattagatgtaagggtgaactcgtgaaattatatttctcaccgggttgcgggttcgagtcccaggtctggcagggTGGGGAGTGAAAAACCAGCACTCTCTGCActctcaataccatgactgaggtgagtcccttgagcaaggcaccaaacccTGATAGCAATATGGCagcaatagcaataaattaaatgcagagcacaaattctgagtatgggtcaccatacttggccacacatcacatcctttccttcctttcctttcctttcctttcctttcctttcctttcctttcctttccattTGATTGATCCAAGCATCCAGCTCTACTGGTTCCACCCAGCTACAAGACTCCTTCATCGCAGTTTGTCCTGCTCAGCTCCACGTCTCCACTGCCACCGCTGGTCCCACCCAGCTAGTATACCCGAATACCCAAGTATTCTTTGCCTGTGCTTTTCATACCCAGCTACAAGTCACCTTTGTCACAGCTGGTCATGCTCAGCTACAGCTGTCTTTGTTGGTGCTCATCCCACCCAGCTCCAAATCTCCTTCGTTGCTGTTGATCCTGCCAGGCTTTAAACATCCTTCTTCTGCCAAAGGCATCCTTATATCCACTGTCACCCTTCAGCCTCATCTGCTCCCCAGATTCCATCTCAGccctacactgcaaaaaatgcttttcttagtTAGATTAGTCTTGTtcccagccaaaatatctaaaaattcttaaatcaagaaggattttctagacaaacaaaaatgactgtcttgttttcagaaaaaaaaaaaaaaaaaattcaaaattgagtgagtttttgcttgaaacaagcaaaataatcttatttcaagcaaagtaagattattttgcttaccccattggtagattattttgcttgtttcaagcaaaaactcacttaattttgacttttttttttttttttctgaaaacaagaaatcatttttgtttgtctagaaaatccttgatttttagaatttttgtatattttggctggaaacaagacaaaaaatctaagtaagaaaagcattttttgcagtgtatgaCCCATCAGCTCCACCTTGGCTCAACGCTTTCTCGGCTCCACCATGGACACCATGGCCATCACTCAGGTTCTGCTGGTCTCTGGCTCCACCTTGATCCATCATCGCTCTGGCTCTGCCTCTTCTTCTGACTTCCAGCTGCACCTCAACCCTCCACCCCTCTGGTTCTGCCAGGTTCCTCATTCCTCAGGATTTATAACTTGTTCTTCTGTGAGAAACAGAGAGGAGAGCTTATAATGTTTAGATCAGTGCAGTGAGATTTTGTACATGgcaggggcggatctaccggGGTGGCATGGGGTAGCAACTGCCACCCTAGGTAAAAGCTGTGCCACCCCACCTGCGACCCCAGAATTatgacagaataaaatataaatgtaagcagtgtttcatgtgCTATTTTTTAGCCGCAGCGATGACAGCGTAAAGcgaaataatggcaaaaaaacaGGTCTTTCAATAAATTGTGCACAATGGTTGTACGCGCACGCAGCGCACCAAGTGTAGTCGgcttcattaacaaatgactcttatgaaccggttctttttgagTCAAAACCACAAAGCGTGGCCCACTTCACTAATGAATTGTCATACATTTGTTAGTGAATCAGATAATTACTGCTTCTCGGCTAACTCAGAAGTCCTCTGAGAAATCTAATCATGTCTGGATATGTCTGAGATTCATCGTGTAATTTTTTGATCCGATTCTCTGACCGCTCACTCCACTTTAATCGTGGATATAGGCCTTTTGGCCGCATCCGACAAAACAAtagcatgaaatcaataagaagatgATGATCACGGAAACTAATAGCAGAGTTAGGTAGCATCTGGTCGTATTGCAGTTGTAACGGtgtgagtgagacgagaggcgagcggatccatctgcaagcttttattaataggacgagacaaaaacatggtcgaacaggcagggtcaaacagtagcaaacaggtatgtcaAAGGCAAGACGTAGGGATTAATCCGAGAAACGAGCAagagtccagtaggcaggcggcgagataGTCAAGACAAGAAGGCCAGacgagaaagctaaacacagggaacttcAGCGCACTGAATgacggggaatgtagtccggggtgtggtgcaacagtctgagtgtagtgacagggtgagagcgacatctggtggtgaacGGACCGCAGATCACcaaccagattcgtgacagcaGTTTTCTTGATTTTTAGCTGGCTCAAATTCCCAAACAATTCATTCAGTTCTcaaaacacagacacatttctcaaaaggTTTAACAATGagtaagttaaacattaagtagcaATGTGTAGCCTattgcatttttgcagaactgagaaatgactaTACCCAGAAATATAGTCTTATATAATGTCAGGAGACCAAGAAACTGTTAtagtactgtatactgtaatgaaatttagccaaatgtgcagaggatgctgaatttacttttttaatttaatatgttactgtattgtattgtggtgcataccaagttcatatacagttctttggtatttgaacttttctagtgCGTTTTTTTATCTGctgcaagattactttacagtagtaaaatgaaaataatttttcccCAATAGTTCCCCATTAAATCAttgacattaacatcttaaacttgcactgaacatgatttataccatctaagtaGTAACTGAATAGAATCGCATGTCTTCTTTAGTGCTacaagctcagaaacatttataacctgttgaagttttcttatattgtttattgacttggtgGCATGATGgatattgaaatgttatttatttttcattttttttaaacagtatagatgattAGGCTACTTAATGGTAATGTGATATTTGTGAACACAGTtgtgtatgtcagactataaatccccaaaaactaCGCATAGGGgcttgctttggtgttgccacccctcatagacTCCAagccacccctttgccaccctacAAATTATTTTCTAGGTCCACCCCTGGTGCATGGGCATTCAGGCACCATACACAAACAATTTTTGCATGgttaataaatgcatatgaTGTCTTCTGAGAGATGCCACATTgtttagagaaaaaaacattgtggGTTTTGTGCTGGCAATAAATACAAGCTGTACATTTACAGTCTATAGGGTAATGGGGTAACGGCAAGCAATTACAtagcaaattaaaaatcacaatgaTCTGACTGACTTTAATGAAACCCATACATTTTTATCTGCAAGGTTCTTGTGTGTGGCTGTCTTTCTCCGAGAGGCAAAAAAGCCTTTCTGTCATTTGGTCAGGTTTCACacttatttatattcatttatttatttatttatttattattatgtgtttGGATTTACAGTAACTGCTGTATTGTAATGGTACAAAGACACTGTTTCTCACAAATAGAGTAACAAACTGTAGTAGTAGCAGAACTAATGAGATGGactgtttgcattttttaaatagtttataatTTAGATTTGAGTTCAACATTCGTTACTCTGGGTCAAATGTATCCAATTGTTGTTAATCTCTAATCTCTATTATTGTCATTTTCAGATGATGAAGATTCATCATCAGATTCAGGATGTTTGAGAATCTTGCTGTTTGGGAGAACAGGAAGTGGAAAGTCGGCCACAGGAAACACTATCCTCGGAAACGATGGGTTCCACGATGAATCCAGTTCTCAGATAGTTACCACTGTTTGTCAG is part of the Labeo rohita strain BAU-BD-2019 unplaced genomic scaffold, IGBB_LRoh.1.0 scaffold_186, whole genome shotgun sequence genome and encodes:
- the LOC127159028 gene encoding uncharacterized protein LOC127159028, giving the protein MSNLRIVLLGKNQSENSQLGNNILDTTAFYSEAPSYLQQHSVRISGEVEERHITVTNTHLLQPHLSQQQLIQGVKECVSLSAPGPHVIVLILQYKDFSENDKQTVKYVLNCFSYQAIKHTIVVTSDEEPRGYIFTSRNNAVHDLIKECGGRHLQFDTGNPGWRSELFRKTEEILKKEHGEFVIGNMYEDGGNGSSVDEDPSRSGGSVRGDNEEEDSYLKESTKTEHDGGETLLKAPMEKLWNSLHTWFRSQDSRDREDDLRIVLLGKTGVGKSSTGNTILGREAFISDISEKSVTKVCQKNTVEINSRHITVIDTPGLFDTDLTNEAIQREIGSCISMILPGPHVFFIVINLGQRFTQEEKTSVKIIQETFGENSLKYTMVLFTRGDDLNGKTIEQYLGNPGSALNQLIELCGNRFHVFNNKDTGDQTQVTDLLQKIDNMVKANGGSYYSCKMFREMERQKQEKQKKILMEKVEQVFREREELMNKHEKEKKKMKMKIEEERQNHEKERKRKEHEFTEREEQYKRDIKEREDQERKIREELKREKEEMKREREEWEKQKQQERQRREEEEEKWRKKVQEKWDEYNQILTKERKRMEREKEDLQSKHEEEKKRIKTMMDEERQTHDKDRKRREEEFREREEQYKTEMKRDREEWERQKQEARQRRDEEEDRRRKIEQETWDEYYQKLKQERERRQREREDLQFKHQEERDRMMMMMEEERQNHEKQKKKREDEYIEREEQYKRDIIDIEEQERKIREELKREQEEWDNQKQQESQREEEEERHIFNELNTETSEDDEDSSSDSGCLRILLFGRTGSGKSATGNTILGNDGFHDESSSQIVTTVCQKEVCEVDGQSVAVIDTPGLFDTTLKKEQVQEEIMNCISLSAPGPHAIIIVLSVGKITPEEKDTLDMIKMIFGPKAADFCIVLFTRGDELKKQTINQYLERSKDDELKKLISDCGNRFLAFSNTETQDQTQVTQLVDMIEEMNQGRHFTNEMFEEAAISIEQIENTQELINENERQNQTQVKELKAKYDMTFERMKKRLEEKKPKDS